The Arachis hypogaea cultivar Tifrunner chromosome 19, arahy.Tifrunner.gnm2.J5K5, whole genome shotgun sequence genome has a window encoding:
- the LOC112778701 gene encoding uncharacterized protein isoform X3, with the protein MVKDLGLDYEKIDACPNDYMLYRNEYINDSVCHICGESRYNPTPATDGNEDEFVLPNKVHKVAAKTLRYFPLIPRLKRLFMCPNTAEALRWHDEQRLKDGCIRHPANGQAWKNFDSRYPNFSKELRNLRLGLASDGFNPFRTMNVSHSTWPVVLMVYNFPPWMSMKSEYCMLSLLIPGPCSPGNNIDIFLQPLIEELKELWVSGIDTYDSFKKETFRIYAALLWTINDFPAYAMLSGWSTKGKLACPCCNHDTSFCYLKHSQKTVYMDHRRFLPADHAWRSNKRSFNGKNEFRGPPRMLTGEEVLDMLKSVDNAFGKTQNKSKGQWKKKSIFFELPYWQHCMIRHNLDVMHIEKNIVDSIVGTLLDIPGKTKDHAKARYDLKEMGIRKNLHPTNTKDGKRTKLAKACFSMTKGEKSIFCGVLKKTKFPDGSASNISHCVQQEERKLYGYKIHDAHFMLHYLLQIPIKSILPDHVAVPLVRLCSFFRRLCQKEISLEEIYGLESKIVETLCQLERIFSPIFFDIMVHLPIHLANEVRLGDPVQFRWMYPIERYMCTLKGYVRNRSRPEGSIAEVYLAEECLTFCLRYLHEGVKTRFNRVSQNNDEGTLTKDPDSNLFTNKGSPLGGKKGQLIILDEKSLLQANAYVLNNCVNVEPYMREHGEQQKQAKKKRKWNVVKDQNEDFIAWFTGRAMKDDVPGWIRQLSKGPNKVAKSFSAYVVNGYRFHTKRREVMRKTQNSGVTVVAETTSFASVKDKKPIKANIRYYGRIIDIVELDYYSQFKVVLFKCEWFMAEEDNYGLTYVHFKKRCYQDEPFVLASQAHQCFYVKDPYIPQKHYVMKTVPRDLFNMGLQLQFDPNIGEPHKSANSPIPLSEIGEVDLVRQGVRPIIVDVTPNKIKPKDKEIESDEFDSDAEI; encoded by the exons ATGGTTAAAGACTTGGGTCTTGACTATGAAAAGATTGATGCATGTCCTAATGACTACATGCTGTATCGGAATGAGTACATAAATGACTCAGTTTGTCATATCTGTGGAGAGTCTCGATATAATCCGACTCCTGCTACGGATGGCAACGAAGATGAATTTGTGCTTCCAAATAAAGTTCATAAGGTTGCTGCAAAGACCCTAAGATACTTTCCTTTAATACCAAGGCTTAAAAGGCTTTTTATGTGCCCAAACACAGCAGAGGCGTTGAGGTGGCATGATGAGCAGCGTTTGAAAGACGGTTGCATAAGGCACCCTGCTAATGGTCAAGCATGGAAAAACTTCGACAGTCGGTACCCAAACTTTTCAAAAGAACTTCGCAATTTGAGGCTTGGGTTGGCAAGTGACGGTTTTAATCCTTTTCGAACTATGAATGTGTCACATAGCACATGGCCAGTTGTCTTAATGGTGTACAACTTTCCTCCGTGGATGTCCATGAAGTCAGAATATTGCATGCTCTCTTTACTCATACCTGGACCTTGTTCACCAGGAAATAATATTGACATTTTTTTGCAACCATTGATCGAAGAGCTGAAGGAGCTATGGGTGTCAGGGATAGATACATATGACTCTTTTAAAAAAGAAACTTTTCGAATATATGCTGCACTTCTTTGGACAATCAATGATTTTCCAGCGTATGCCATGTTGTCCGGTTGGAGTACCAAAGGGAAGTTGGCTTGCCCATGTTGTAATCATGATacttctttttgttatttgaaacATAGCCAAAAGACAGTTTACATGGACCATAGGAGATTTTTGCCAGCTGATCATGCATGGAGGTCTAACAAGAGATCTTTCAATGGAAAAAATGAATTCAGGGGTCCACCACGAATGTTAACCGGTGAAGAGGTTCTGGATATGCTAAAGTCAGTAGATAATGCCTTTGGGAAGACGCAAAACAAAAGTAAAGgccaatggaaaaaaaaatcaatctttTTTGAGTTACCATATTGGCAGCATTGTATGATCAGGCACAACCTTGATGTAATGCATATAGAAAAAAACATAGTCGATAGTATAGTTGGTACTTTATTGGATATTCCTGGAAAGACGAAGGATCATGCAAAGGCTCGTTATGATCTTAAGGAGATGGGCATTCGAAAGAATCTTCACCCAACAAATACGAAGGATGGCAAAAGAACTAAACTTGCCAAAGCGTGCTTCTCAATGACCAAAGGAGAGAAATCCATTTTTTGTGGTGTATTGAAGAAAACAAAATTTCCTGATGGAAGTGCTTCAAACATTTCTCATTGTGTACAACAAGAAGAGAGAAAGCTTTACGGTTATAAGATTCATGATGCTCACTTCATGTTGCATTACCTGTTGCAAATACCAATCAAGAGCATTCTCCCAGATCATGTTGCTGTTCCTCTAGTTCGCTTGTGTTCCTTTTTTCGCCGGCTATGTCAAAAGGAAATATCTTTAGAAGAGATTTACGGTCTGGAGTCAAAGATTGTGGAGACTTTGTGCCAGTTAGAGAGGATTTTTTCCCCTATCTTTTTTGATATAATGGTTCATTTGCCTATTCATTTAGCTAATGAAGTAAGGTTAGGTGATCCCGTCCAGTTTCGTTGGATGTATCCGATTGAGAGATACATGTGCACACTAAAAGGGTATGTTCGCAATAGAAGTCGTCCGGAAGGATCAATTGCAGAGGTTTATTTGGCTGAAGAGTGTTTAACTTTTTGTTTAAGATATTTGCATGAGGGAGTGAAAACAAGATTCAACAGAGTATCTCAGAATAATGATGAAGGCACTTTAACCAAAGATCCTGATTCAAATTTGTTCACAAACAAGGGAAGTCCATTGGGTGGAAAAAAAGGACAACTAATTATTTTGGACGAGAAGTCACTCCTTCAAGCTAATGCATATGTATTGAACAATTGCGTTAACGTGGAGCCTTACATGAG AGAACATGGTGAGCAACAAAAGCAAGCCAAGAAGAAGCGAAAGTGGAATGTTGTTAAAGATCAAAATGAAGACTTTATAGCATGGTTTACAGGACGTGCCATGAAGGATGATGTTCCCGGTTGGATACGACAGTTGTCTAAGGGTCCAAATAAAGTTGCAAAATCTTTTTCTGCTTATGTCGTCAATGGGTACAGATTTCATACTAAGCGGCGAGAAGTGATGCGAAAAACGCAAAACAGTGGTGTCACTGTGGTGGCTGAAACTACAAGCTTTGCTAGTGTTAAGGACAAAAAACCAATCAAGGCCAATATAAGATATTATGGTAGAATCATTGATATTGTTGAGTTAGACTATTATAGCCAATTTAAAGTTGTGTTATTTAAGTGTGAGTGGTTTATGGCTGAGGAAGATAATTATGGTTTGACATACGTTCATTTCAAGAAAAGATGTTACCAAGACGAACCATTTGTGTTGGCAAGCCAAGCACACCAATGCTTTTATGTGAAAGATCCATATATTCCCCAAAAGCATTATGTGATGAAAACGGTTCCAAGAGACTTGTTTAACATGGGTCTCCAATTACAGTTTGACCCTAACATAGGAGAGCCACATAAATCTGCGAATAGTCCGATACCCTTAAGTGAAATTGGTGAGGTAGACTTGGTTAGACAGGGTGTGCGACCTATTATTGTTGATGTGACACCGAACAAGATCAAACCTAAAGACAAAGAAATAGAGTCTGATGAGTTTGACAGTGATGCTGAAATTTAG
- the LOC112778701 gene encoding uncharacterized protein isoform X2 has translation MVKDLGLDYEKIDACPNDYMLYRNEYINDSVCHICGESRYNPTPATDGNEDEFVLPNKVHKVAAKTLRYFPLIPRLKRLFMCPNTAEALRWHDEQRLKDGCIRHPANGQAWKNFDSRYPNFSKELRNLRLGLASDGFNPFRTMNVSHSTWPVVLMVYNFPPWMSMKSEYCMLSLLIPGPCSPGNNIDIFLQPLIEELKELWVSGIDTYDSFKKETFRIYAALLWTINDFPAYAMLSGWSTKGKLACPCCNHDTSFCYLKHSQKTVYMDHRRFLPADHAWRSNKRSFNGKNEFRGPPRMLTGEEVLDMLKSVDNAFGKTQNKSKGQWKKKSIFFELPYWQHCMIRHNLDVMHIEKNIVDSIVGTLLDIPGKTKDHAKARYDLKEMGIRKNLHPTNTKDGKRTKLAKACFSMTKGEKSIFCGVLKKTKFPDGSASNISHCVQQEERKLYGYKIHDAHFMLHYLLQIPIKSILPDHVAVPLVRLCSFFRRLCQKEISLEEIYGLESKIVETLCQLERIFSPIFFDIMVHLPIHLANEVRLGDPVQFRWMYPIERYMCTLKGYVRNRSRPEGSIAEVYLAEECLTFCLRYLHEGVKTRFNRVSQNNDEGTLTKDPDSNLFTNKGSPLGGKKGQLIILDEKSLLQANAYVLNNCVNVEPYMREHGEQQKQAKKKRKWNVVKDQNEDFIAWFTGRAMKDDVPGWIRQLSKGPNKVAKSFSAYVVNGYRFHTKRREVMRKTQNSGVTVVAETTSFASVKDKKPIKANIRYYGRIIDIVELDYYSQFKVVLFKCEWFMAEEDNYGLTYVHFKKRCYQDEPFVLASQAHQCFYVKDPYIPQKHYVMKTVPRDLFNMGLQLQFDPNIGEPHKSANSPIPLSEIGEVDLVRQGVRPIIVDVTPNKIKPKDKEIESDEFDSDAEI, from the exons ATGGTTAAAGACTTGGGTCTTGACTATGAAAAGATTGATGCATGTCCTAATGACTACATGCTGTATCGGAATGAGTACATAAATGACTCAGTTTGTCATATCTGTGGAGAGTCTCGATATAATCCGACTCCTGCTACGGATGGCAACGAAGATGAATTTGTGCTTCCAAATAAAGTTCATAAGGTTGCTGCAAAGACCCTAAGATACTTTCCTTTAATACCAAGGCTTAAAAGGCTTTTTATGTGCCCAAACACAGCAGAGGCGTTGAGGTGGCATGATGAGCAGCGTTTGAAAGACGGTTGCATAAGGCACCCTGCTAATGGTCAAGCATGGAAAAACTTCGACAGTCGGTACCCAAACTTTTCAAAAGAACTTCGCAATTTGAGGCTTGGGTTGGCAAGTGACGGTTTTAATCCTTTTCGAACTATGAATGTGTCACATAGCACATGGCCAGTTGTCTTAATGGTGTACAACTTTCCTCCGTGGATGTCCATGAAGTCAGAATATTGCATGCTCTCTTTACTCATACCTGGACCTTGTTCACCAGGAAATAATATTGACATTTTTTTGCAACCATTGATCGAAGAGCTGAAGGAGCTATGGGTGTCAGGGATAGATACATATGACTCTTTTAAAAAAGAAACTTTTCGAATATATGCTGCACTTCTTTGGACAATCAATGATTTTCCAGCGTATGCCATGTTGTCCGGTTGGAGTACCAAAGGGAAGTTGGCTTGCCCATGTTGTAATCATGATacttctttttgttatttgaaacATAGCCAAAAGACAGTTTACATGGACCATAGGAGATTTTTGCCAGCTGATCATGCATGGAGGTCTAACAAGAGATCTTTCAATGGAAAAAATGAATTCAGGGGTCCACCACGAATGTTAACCGGTGAAGAGGTTCTGGATATGCTAAAGTCAGTAGATAATGCCTTTGGGAAGACGCAAAACAAAAGTAAAGgccaatggaaaaaaaaatcaatctttTTTGAGTTACCATATTGGCAGCATTGTATGATCAGGCACAACCTTGATGTAATGCATATAGAAAAAAACATAGTCGATAGTATAGTTGGTACTTTATTGGATATTCCTGGAAAGACGAAGGATCATGCAAAGGCTCGTTATGATCTTAAGGAGATGGGCATTCGAAAGAATCTTCACCCAACAAATACGAAGGATGGCAAAAGAACTAAACTTGCCAAAGCGTGCTTCTCAATGACCAAAGGAGAGAAATCCATTTTTTGTGGTGTATTGAAGAAAACAAAATTTCCTGATGGAAGTGCTTCAAACATTTCTCATTGTGTACAACAAGAAGAGAGAAAGCTTTACGGTTATAAGATTCATGATGCTCACTTCATGTTGCATTACCTGTTGCAAATACCAATCAAGAGCATTCTCCCAGATCATGTTGCTGTTCCTCTAGTTCGCTTGTGTTCCTTTTTTCGCCGGCTATGTCAAAAGGAAATATCTTTAGAAGAGATTTACGGTCTGGAGTCAAAGATTGTGGAGACTTTGTGCCAGTTAGAGAGGATTTTTTCCCCTATCTTTTTTGATATAATGGTTCATTTGCCTATTCATTTAGCTAATGAAGTAAGGTTAGGTGATCCCGTCCAGTTTCGTTGGATGTATCCGATTGAGAGATACATGTGCACACTAAAAGGGTATGTTCGCAATAGAAGTCGTCCGGAAGGATCAATTGCAGAGGTTTATTTGGCTGAAGAGTGTTTAACTTTTTGTTTAAGATATTTGCATGAGGGAGTGAAAACAAGATTCAACAGAGTATCTCAGAATAATGATGAAGGCACTTTAACCAAAGATCCTGATTCAAATTTGTTCACAAACAAGGGAAGTCCATTGGGTGGAAAAAAAGGACAACTAATTATTTTGGACGAGAAGTCACTCCTTCAAGCTAATGCATATGTATTGAACAATTGCGTTAACGTGGAGCCTTACATGAG AGAACATGGTGAGCAACAAAAGCAAGCCAAGAAGAAGCGAAAGTGGAATGTTGTTAAAGATCAAAATGAAGACTTTATAGCATGGTTTACAGGACGTGCCATGAAGGATGATGTTCCCGGTTGGATACGACAGTTGTCTAAGGGTCCAAATAAAGTTGCAAAATCTTTTTCTGCTTATGTCGTCAATGGGTACAGATTTCATACTAAGCGGCGAGAAGTGATGCGAAAAACGCAAAACAGTGGTGTCACTGTGGTGGCTGAAACTACAAGCTTTGCTAGTGTTAAGGACAAAAAACCAATCAAGGCCAATATAAGATATTATGGTAGAATCATTGATATTGTTGAGTTAGACTATTATAGCCAATTTAAAGTTGTGTTATTTAAGTGTGAGTGGTTTATGGCTGAGGAAGATAATTATGGTTTGACATACGTTCATTTCAAGAAAAGATGTTACCAAGACGAACCATTTGTGTTGGCAAGCCAAGCACACCAATGCTTTTATGTGAAAGATCCATATATTCCCCAAAAGCATTATGTGATGAAAACGGTTCCAAGAGACTTGTTTAACATGGGTCTCCAATTACAGTTTGACCCTAACATAGGAGAGCCACATAAATCTGCGAATAGTCCGATACCCTTAAGTGAAATTGGTGAGGTAGACTTGGTTAGACAGGGTGTGCGACCTATTATTGTTGATGTGACACCGAACAAGATCAAACCTAAAGACAAAGAAATAGAGTCTGATGAGTTTGACAGTGATGCTGAAATTTA G
- the LOC112778701 gene encoding uncharacterized protein isoform X1, whose amino-acid sequence MVKDLGLDYEKIDACPNDYMLYRNEYINDSVCHICGESRYNPTPATDGNEDEFVLPNKVHKVAAKTLRYFPLIPRLKRLFMCPNTAEALRWHDEQRLKDGCIRHPANGQAWKNFDSRYPNFSKELRNLRLGLASDGFNPFRTMNVSHSTWPVVLMVYNFPPWMSMKSEYCMLSLLIPGPCSPGNNIDIFLQPLIEELKELWVSGIDTYDSFKKETFRIYAALLWTINDFPAYAMLSGWSTKGKLACPCCNHDTSFCYLKHSQKTVYMDHRRFLPADHAWRSNKRSFNGKNEFRGPPRMLTGEEVLDMLKSVDNAFGKTQNKSKGQWKKKSIFFELPYWQHCMIRHNLDVMHIEKNIVDSIVGTLLDIPGKTKDHAKARYDLKEMGIRKNLHPTNTKDGKRTKLAKACFSMTKGEKSIFCGVLKKTKFPDGSASNISHCVQQEERKLYGYKIHDAHFMLHYLLQIPIKSILPDHVAVPLVRLCSFFRRLCQKEISLEEIYGLESKIVETLCQLERIFSPIFFDIMVHLPIHLANEVRLGDPVQFRWMYPIERYMCTLKGYVRNRSRPEGSIAEVYLAEECLTFCLRYLHEGVKTRFNRVSQNNDEGTLTKDPDSNLFTNKGSPLGGKKGQLIILDEKSLLQANAYVLNNCVNVEPYMRMNSEGNPKRKRLRTLSQIESQRSPLKMMSLVKNSGKIQFTSAYALLKQFQIKREHVLAVCGDSSKHETRKKGKMSTKKVTRVDDEGQSKMPTKKITNNKDKVINEDEGQIKMPMKKSKEEDHLVNMKANEHEALGGKKLTRKKVPMKKSKVEDGKANMNTNDGDGQSKKPTDKKMPMKKSNEEDGNEEEQKIESLIPAMTLDEFFEKYGISLDENDEEYEYDYDDHNPSVGDSSDSQHSTKKKKARGPTQLKHIHAMETQIELTWYNDKPIGPTKTQVQLFSRFLGTLARNSNLVTLLYTNWQAVSRETKTSMLDYAKSKYNIPSDAEPWVIDTIGESWKQFKKRIKNVTIHHTAHSER is encoded by the exons ATGGTTAAAGACTTGGGTCTTGACTATGAAAAGATTGATGCATGTCCTAATGACTACATGCTGTATCGGAATGAGTACATAAATGACTCAGTTTGTCATATCTGTGGAGAGTCTCGATATAATCCGACTCCTGCTACGGATGGCAACGAAGATGAATTTGTGCTTCCAAATAAAGTTCATAAGGTTGCTGCAAAGACCCTAAGATACTTTCCTTTAATACCAAGGCTTAAAAGGCTTTTTATGTGCCCAAACACAGCAGAGGCGTTGAGGTGGCATGATGAGCAGCGTTTGAAAGACGGTTGCATAAGGCACCCTGCTAATGGTCAAGCATGGAAAAACTTCGACAGTCGGTACCCAAACTTTTCAAAAGAACTTCGCAATTTGAGGCTTGGGTTGGCAAGTGACGGTTTTAATCCTTTTCGAACTATGAATGTGTCACATAGCACATGGCCAGTTGTCTTAATGGTGTACAACTTTCCTCCGTGGATGTCCATGAAGTCAGAATATTGCATGCTCTCTTTACTCATACCTGGACCTTGTTCACCAGGAAATAATATTGACATTTTTTTGCAACCATTGATCGAAGAGCTGAAGGAGCTATGGGTGTCAGGGATAGATACATATGACTCTTTTAAAAAAGAAACTTTTCGAATATATGCTGCACTTCTTTGGACAATCAATGATTTTCCAGCGTATGCCATGTTGTCCGGTTGGAGTACCAAAGGGAAGTTGGCTTGCCCATGTTGTAATCATGATacttctttttgttatttgaaacATAGCCAAAAGACAGTTTACATGGACCATAGGAGATTTTTGCCAGCTGATCATGCATGGAGGTCTAACAAGAGATCTTTCAATGGAAAAAATGAATTCAGGGGTCCACCACGAATGTTAACCGGTGAAGAGGTTCTGGATATGCTAAAGTCAGTAGATAATGCCTTTGGGAAGACGCAAAACAAAAGTAAAGgccaatggaaaaaaaaatcaatctttTTTGAGTTACCATATTGGCAGCATTGTATGATCAGGCACAACCTTGATGTAATGCATATAGAAAAAAACATAGTCGATAGTATAGTTGGTACTTTATTGGATATTCCTGGAAAGACGAAGGATCATGCAAAGGCTCGTTATGATCTTAAGGAGATGGGCATTCGAAAGAATCTTCACCCAACAAATACGAAGGATGGCAAAAGAACTAAACTTGCCAAAGCGTGCTTCTCAATGACCAAAGGAGAGAAATCCATTTTTTGTGGTGTATTGAAGAAAACAAAATTTCCTGATGGAAGTGCTTCAAACATTTCTCATTGTGTACAACAAGAAGAGAGAAAGCTTTACGGTTATAAGATTCATGATGCTCACTTCATGTTGCATTACCTGTTGCAAATACCAATCAAGAGCATTCTCCCAGATCATGTTGCTGTTCCTCTAGTTCGCTTGTGTTCCTTTTTTCGCCGGCTATGTCAAAAGGAAATATCTTTAGAAGAGATTTACGGTCTGGAGTCAAAGATTGTGGAGACTTTGTGCCAGTTAGAGAGGATTTTTTCCCCTATCTTTTTTGATATAATGGTTCATTTGCCTATTCATTTAGCTAATGAAGTAAGGTTAGGTGATCCCGTCCAGTTTCGTTGGATGTATCCGATTGAGAGATACATGTGCACACTAAAAGGGTATGTTCGCAATAGAAGTCGTCCGGAAGGATCAATTGCAGAGGTTTATTTGGCTGAAGAGTGTTTAACTTTTTGTTTAAGATATTTGCATGAGGGAGTGAAAACAAGATTCAACAGAGTATCTCAGAATAATGATGAAGGCACTTTAACCAAAGATCCTGATTCAAATTTGTTCACAAACAAGGGAAGTCCATTGGGTGGAAAAAAAGGACAACTAATTATTTTGGACGAGAAGTCACTCCTTCAAGCTAATGCATATGTATTGAACAATTGCGTTAACGTGGAGCCTTACATGAG GATGAACAGTGAAGGAAAtcccaaaagaaaaaggctaaggACCCTATCACAAATAGAGTCACAAAGAAGTCCCTTGAAGATGATGAGTCTAgtaaaaaattcaggaaaaattCAATTCACAAGTGCTTATGCATTGCTGAAACAATTTCAAATCAAAAGGGAACATGTTTTAGCTGTATGTGGGGATAGTAGCAAACATGAGACAAGGAAAAAGGGCAAGATGTCAACAAAGAAGGTGACAAGAGTTGACGATGAAGGTCAAAGCAAAATGCCAACCAAGAAGATAACAAACAACAAGGATAAGGTGATCAATGAAGATGAGGGTCAAATCAAGATGCCAATGAAGAAATCCAAAGAAGAAGATCATCTAGTCAATATGAAAGCCAATGAACATGAGGCCCTAGGTGGGAAGAAGCTGACTAGGAAGAAGGTGCCAATGAAGAAATCAAAGGTAGAAGATGGTAAAGCCAATATGAATACCAATGACGGTGATGGTCAAAGCAAGAAGCCGACCGATAAGAAGATGCCAATGAAGAAATCAAATGAAGAAGATGGCAACGAAGAAGAACAGAAGATTGAGTCTCTTATCCCAGCTATGACTCTAGATGAATTCTTCGAAAAATATGGGATATcattggatgaaaatgatgaagaataTGAATATGATTATGATGATCACAATCCAAGTGTTGGAGATAGTAGTGACAGTCAACACA gtaccaaaaagaaaaaagctcGTGGTCCCACCCAACTCAAGCATATTCATGCCATGGAGACACAAATAGAGTTAACATGGTACAATGACAAACCCATAGGCCCAACAAAGACACAAGTTCAATTATTTAGTCGGTTCTTGGGCACACTTGCAAGAAACTCTAATTTGGTCACCTTATTATATACTAATTGGCAAGCTGTGTCTAGGGAGACTAAAACTTCAATGTTGGATTATGCAAAG TCTAAATATAACATTCCTAGTGATGCTGAGCCTTGGGTGATAGATACCATTGGAGAGTCATGGAAGCAATTTAAGAAACGCATAAAAAATGTCACTATACACCATACAGCTCATTCAGAGAGATGA